GCCCGCCAGTCGTCGTCGCTCTCGCCGGGGGTGCCGTAGATCAGGTCCAGGTTGACGTGCTCGAAGCCCGCCGCCCGCGCCTCGCCGACGCACGCCTGTGGGCGCCCGGGCGTGTGGGTCCGCTCCAGCACGGCCAGCACGTGCCGGCGGGCGCTCTGCATGCCGAACGAGATCCGGTTGAAGCCCGCCGCGCGCAGCGCGGACAGCGAGGCGGGGTCCACCGAGTCGGGGTTCGCCTCCGTGGTCACCTCGGCGTCCGCCGCCAGACCGAACTCCTGACGCACCGCGTCGAGCATCCGCCCCAGGTCGGCCGGCGGCAGCAGTGTCGGGGTACCGCCGCCGACGAAGACCGTGCTGACCCGGCGCGGGTCGTTCCCCAGGACCTTGCGGGCCAGCCGGATCTCCTCGGCCAGGGTCTCCGCGTAGTTCTCCCGGGAGGCCAGGGCGCCGCCGGGGCCGCGCAGCTCGCCCGCCGTGTAGGTGTTGAAGTCGCAGTACCCGCAGCGGGTCGCGCAGTACGGCACGTGCAGGTAGAACGCGAGCGGCCGGTCGGCGGCCCCGGCCAGGGCGGACGCGGGCAGCGCGCCGTCCTCGGGGACGGGTTCGCCGTCGGGGAGCGTGGAGGGCATGCGCCCATTGTCCGGCACCGCCGTGCGCGATCACGAGCACGTCGTGCGGTCCCGCACCGAGCCGGGGGGCGAGCGCGTGCACTCGCGGTCGGCCGTCCGGATGGAGGACGAGTCGGGGGGAGCCGCTGGGCGTGCTCTGCAGCGTCACCGATGTCACGGAGCGCTACCGCTCCCGGTACCGGCTGACCCCGCTGGACCGGGCCGCCCGGCCGCCGGGGATGGTGGCCGACCACTCGTGGGCGACCGGGTCCAGCCATTCCTGGCGCCACGCCTGCCCGCCGACGGGGGCGCGCGCGGGGGGCGACCAGCGTGGTGGTCGGCCCTCTCGCCGATGCGGACCACCGCCTCGGGGATGTCTTCGCGCACCGACTGCTGCCCGGCGCGGCTCAGCGGGACGGTGCCGGCCCCGGACCCGGCGGGGCTCGCGGGCTCGCCGCCCCGGAGCACGGGCTCCAGCAGATCGACGGCGACGAAGTCCGCGAGGTCGGGCACGGCGATGTCGGCGAGGTCCCGCGCGGTCCTGACCACGTCCACGACACAGCGGGCCAGACGAAGTCGCCCGGTCTCGGTCAGCGGGGCATTACGGTGGGGCACGAGGGCCTCCTCGGGTCGATGTAGATGTCGCAATCCACACCGAACCGGGAGGCCCTCACCCGTTCAAGAACCCAGCACGCGTGTCACCAACGTCCCGGGACAACACACCTAGGCGCCCGGTCCGGCCGGGCCGCCGACCGTCACATGGTCGATGAGGTGCTCGACCGGACCCAGCAGCCCCGGGTCCAGGTCCCGGAAGTCGCGCACCGCGCCGAGGACGCGCCGCCAGGCCGCGCCCGTGTTCTCCGGCCAGCCCAGCGCCCGGCACACGCCCGTCTTCCAGTCCTGACCGCGCGGCACGTCGGGCCACCGCGCGATGCCGACGGCCGACGGCTTCACCGCCGCCCAGATGTCGATGAACGGATGGCCGACGACCAGCACGTGCGGATCGTTGATCTCCGCCGCGATCCGCGACTCCTTCGAGCCCGGTACCAGGTGGTCCACCAGCACGCCGAGCCTGGCCCGCGCCGAGGGACCGAAGTCGCGGACCACGGCCGGCAGGTCGTCGACGCCCTCCAGATACTCCACGACCACGCTTTCCACGCGGAGGTCGTCGCCCCACACCTTCTCGACCAACTCCGCGTCGTGGCGGCCCTCGACATAGATGCGCCCGGCGCGCGCGACCCGGGCGCGGGCGCCGGGGACCGCGAGCGAGCCGGACGCGGTCCGGGCCGGGGCGGCCATGCCCCGGGTGTCCGGCCGGGGGCCGACCAGGGTCACGACCTGGCCCTCCAGCAGGAAGCCGCGCGGCTCCATGGGGAAGACCCGGTGCGCGCCGAACCGGTCCTCCAGCGTCACGGTCGGGCCCTGCGCGGTCTTCTCGCACCGGATCACCGCGCCGCAGAAGCCGGTGCCGGCCTCCTCCACGACGAGGCCCGGGTCGGCGGGCACCTCGGGCGCGGGCTTCGGCCGCTTCCACGGCGGCGTCAGATCGGGACCGTAGTGTCTGCTGCGCATGTCCTCATTCGATCACGCCCGGTCGCTCAGGACGAGGCGTCGAAGCGCCGGGCGAGGGCCTCGCGCTGGGCCAGGACGAACGCCGCGTCCACCACCGCGCCGTGCCCCGGGACATACCGGGCGTCCGGCCCGCCGAGCGCGAGCAGGCGGTCGAGCGCCGCCGGCCAGCGCGCCGGGGCGGCGTCCGGGCCGGCCTGCGGCTCCCCGGACTCCTCGACCAGATCGCCGCAGAACACCACGGGCGGCGCGCCGTCGCCGCCGCGCACCAGCACGGCGAGGTCGTGCGGCGAGTGCGCGGCGCCCAGGTCCGTCAGCACCGCCCGCCGGCCCGCGCCCAGCTCGACGGCGAGTCGCCCGTCCACCTCGTGCCAGACCCGCGTGAGCGCGGGCGCGTCGGCCGCCGCCGCCCGTTCGTCGGCGCCGTGCCGGGCCGCGTCCGCCACCAGCGCCTCCCGGCCGCCGCCCGCCAGATGCGCGCCGAGGCCGGCCGCGCCGTACGCCTCGGCCGACGGGAAGGCCGCGAGGCCGAGGATGTGGTCGAAGTGCGGGTGCGTGATCGCCACCCGCGTGACCGGCGCCCCGAGCAGGGCGCGGAGCTGCCCGGCGAGGCCGGCGGCGGTGGCGCGGGCCGGCCCGGCGTCGACCATCAGCACCCCGTCCGCCCCGGCGATCGCGCCCACCGTCTCGTCCCAGCCCGGCAGCCGGACTCGAAGGACACCCGGCGCGACCTCTTCCCAACTGGTCTCCATCCTGCGACGTTAACGTCTCGGGATTGCCTTCACTCCGGGCTGCTCGTTCCCTCGCCGTGCTACCCGGCCGTACACTGGAGCAGGGTTGGCACTCGGAGTGGTGGAGTGCCAGGGCGGCAGTCGTAGTCGAACGGCCGGACGGGAGGTGTGCGGCATGCTCAGTGAGCGCAGGCTTGAGGTGTTGCGAGCCATCGTCCAGGACTACGTGGGTACCGAGGAGCCGGTGGGCTCCAAGGCCCTGACCGAGCGGCACAATCTCCAGGTCTCCCCTGCCACCGTGCGCAACGACATGGCGGCTCTGGAGGAGGAGGGGTATATCGCCCAGCCCCACACGAGCGCCGGCCGCGTGCCCACCGACAAGGGATACCGGCTGTTCGTCGACAAGCTCGCCGACGTCAAGCCGCTGACCGCCCCCGAGCGCCGCGCCATTCAGAACTTCCTGGACGGCGCCGTGGACCTGGACGACGTGGTGGGCCGCACGGTCCGGCTGCTCGCCCAGCTCACGCGGCAGGTCGCCGTCGTGCAGTATCCGTCGCTCAGCCGCTCGACCGTGCGCCACGTCGAGCTGCTCGCGCTGGCCCCGGCCCGGCTGATGCTGGTGCTGATCACGGACACCGGGCGGGTCGAGCAGCGCATGGTCGACTGCCCGGCGTCCTTCGGCGAGACCTCGCTGGCCGAGCTGAGGGCCCGGCTGAACAGCCGGATCGCGGGCCAGCGGTTCCCCGAGGTGCCGCGTCTGGTGGCCGATCTGCCGGACTCGTTCGACGCCGACGAGCGGGGGACGGTCTCGACGGTGCTGTCCACCTTGTTGGAGACTCTGGTGGAGGAGACCGAGGAGCGGCTGATGATCGGCGGCACCGCCAATCTGACGCGCTTCGCACAGGATTTCCCGTTGACGATCCGGCCGGTTCTGGAAGCTTTGGAGGAGCAGGTCGTGCTTCTGAGGCTGCTCGGGGAGGCGAAGGACTCGGGTATGACGGTCCGTATCGGGCATGAGAACGCTCACGAGGGCCTGACGTCCACATCGGTCGTCTCGGTCGGCTACGGTTCAGGAGACGAGGCGGTCGCGAAGCTCGGCGTGGTCGGACCGACCCGCATGGACTACCCCGGAACGATGGGAGCGGTGCGCGCAGTGGCACGTTACGTCGGACAGATCCTCGCGGAGAACTAAGTGGCGGGCGACTACTACGCGATTCTCGGTGTACAGCGGGACGCCTCCCAGGAAGAGATCAAAAAGGCGTTCCGCAGGCTGGCGCGTGAGCTGCATCCGGATGTGAACCCGGATCCGAAGACCCAGGAGCGGTTCAAGGAGATCAACACCGCGTACGAGGTGCTCTCCGACCCGCAGAAGAAGCAGATGTACGACCTGGGCGGGGACCCGCTGGGCGGCGGCGCGTCCGCCGGTGCCGGGCCCGGCTTCGGTGCCGGCTTCGGGAACTTCTCGGACATCATGGACGCCTTCTTCGGCACCGCCTCGCAGCGCGGCCCGAAGTCGCGCACGCGGCGCGGCCAGGACGCCATGATCCGGCTGGAGATCGACCTCAACGAGGCGGCGTTCGGCACCACCAAGGAGATCCAGGTCGACACGGCCACCGTGTGCGCCACCTGCAATGGCGAGGGCGCGGCGCCCGGCACCTCGGCGCAGACCTGCGACATGTGCCGGGGACGCGGCGAGATCTCCCAGGTCACACGCTCCTTCCTGGGCCAGGTCATGACATCGCGGCCCTGCCCGCAGTGTCAGGGCTTCGGCACGGTCGTGCCCACGCCGTGCCCCGAGTGCGCGGGCGACGGCCGGGTGCGGTCGCGGCGCACGCTGACGGTGAAGATCCCGGCGGGCGTGGACAACGGGACCCGTATCCAGCTCGCGGGCGAGGGCGAGGTCGGCCCGGGCGGCGGTCCCGCCGGCGACCTCTACGTGGAGATCCGCGAGAAGCCGCACGCCGTCTTCCAGCGCCGTGGCGACGACCTGCACTGCACGGTCACCATCCCCATGACGGCCGCCTCGCTGGGCACCAAGGTGCCGCTGGAGACGCTGGACGGCATGGAGGAGATCGACATCCGGCCCGGCACGCAATCCGGCCAGTCGATCCCGCTGCACGGCCGGGGCGTCACGCACCTGCGCAGCACCGGGCGCGGCGATCTCGTGGTGCATGTGGAGGTGCAGACACCCTCCAAGCTGGACCCGGAGCAGGAGGAGCTGCTGCGCCGGCTGGCCAAGCTGCGCGGCGAGGAGCGGCCGATGGGCCAGTTCCAGCCGGGGCAGCAGGGGCTGTTCTCGCGTCTGAAGGATGCTTTCAACGGCCGGTAGGCGAGCGCTGGATGAGCACGGTATGGGCGGTATGAGCGGCGTATGAGTACGGCACCGGTCTTCCTGGCCGAGCCGGGATCGCTGGCGGCGGCCGGGGTGGGCGGGACGATCGCGCTCGACGGCCCCGAGGGTCGGCACGCGGTCTCGGTCCGGCGGCTGCGGGTGGGCGAGGCGGTCGTTCTCACCGACGGCGAGGGCGGCGGCGCGTTCGGCGCGGTGGCGGCGGTCGAGGGCCGGGACCGGCTCGTGGTGACGGTGACCGAGGTGCGGCACGAGCCGCCGCCACGGCCGGTGCTCACGGTCGTGCAGGCGTTGCCCAAGGGCGACCGGGGCGAGCTGGCCGTGGAGACCATGACCGAGACCGGTGTGGACGCCGTCGTGCCGTGGGCCGCGTCCCGCTGCGTCACGCGGTGGAAGGGCGAGCGCGGCGAGAAGGCTTTGGCGAAGTGGCGCGCGACGGCCCGCGAGGCGGCCAAACAGTCCCGGCGCCTGCGCGTCCCCGACGTCACGGCCCCGATGACGACGCGGCAGGTGGCCCGGACGCTGTCGGCGGCGGCCTTCGCCGCGGTGTTGCATGAGTCGGGCACGGAGCCGCTGTCCACCGCGCCGCTGCCGGCGGACGGCGAGATCGTCCTGGTGGTCGGCCCGGAGGGCGGCGTCTCACCGGAGGAGCTGGCGGCCTTCGCGGCGGCGGGCGCGAAAGCGTACCGCCTGGGCCCGACAGTCCTGCGCACCTCGACGGCGGGCACCGCCGCGACCGCGATGCTGCTGGCCCGGACGGGACGCTGGAGCTAGGGCGCGGTGCCCTGCTCGGGCGACGGCGACGGCGACGGCGACGGGGCGCGGGCGGCGGCGGGGCGCGGGCGGCGGCGGGGCGCGGGCCGTACCGCCTGACGGCCTCGCGGGGCGCGGGCGGCTTCGCCGTGCGGAGGGCGAGGTCGCCCTTGGCGTGTGCGGGGT
Above is a window of Streptomyces sp. NBC_01803 DNA encoding:
- a CDS encoding MBL fold metallo-hydrolase, producing METSWEEVAPGVLRVRLPGWDETVGAIAGADGVLMVDAGPARATAAGLAGQLRALLGAPVTRVAITHPHFDHILGLAAFPSAEAYGAAGLGAHLAGGGREALVADAARHGADERAAAADAPALTRVWHEVDGRLAVELGAGRRAVLTDLGAAHSPHDLAVLVRGGDGAPPVVFCGDLVEESGEPQAGPDAAPARWPAALDRLLALGGPDARYVPGHGAVVDAAFVLAQREALARRFDASS
- a CDS encoding DUF3097 domain-containing protein, whose amino-acid sequence is MRSRHYGPDLTPPWKRPKPAPEVPADPGLVVEEAGTGFCGAVIRCEKTAQGPTVTLEDRFGAHRVFPMEPRGFLLEGQVVTLVGPRPDTRGMAAPARTASGSLAVPGARARVARAGRIYVEGRHDAELVEKVWGDDLRVESVVVEYLEGVDDLPAVVRDFGPSARARLGVLVDHLVPGSKESRIAAEINDPHVLVVGHPFIDIWAAVKPSAVGIARWPDVPRGQDWKTGVCRALGWPENTGAAWRRVLGAVRDFRDLDPGLLGPVEHLIDHVTVGGPAGPGA
- a CDS encoding 16S rRNA (uracil(1498)-N(3))-methyltransferase; the protein is MSTAPVFLAEPGSLAAAGVGGTIALDGPEGRHAVSVRRLRVGEAVVLTDGEGGGAFGAVAAVEGRDRLVVTVTEVRHEPPPRPVLTVVQALPKGDRGELAVETMTETGVDAVVPWAASRCVTRWKGERGEKALAKWRATAREAAKQSRRLRVPDVTAPMTTRQVARTLSAAAFAAVLHESGTEPLSTAPLPADGEIVLVVGPEGGVSPEELAAFAAAGAKAYRLGPTVLRTSTAGTAATAMLLARTGRWS
- the hrcA gene encoding heat-inducible transcriptional repressor HrcA, producing MLSERRLEVLRAIVQDYVGTEEPVGSKALTERHNLQVSPATVRNDMAALEEEGYIAQPHTSAGRVPTDKGYRLFVDKLADVKPLTAPERRAIQNFLDGAVDLDDVVGRTVRLLAQLTRQVAVVQYPSLSRSTVRHVELLALAPARLMLVLITDTGRVEQRMVDCPASFGETSLAELRARLNSRIAGQRFPEVPRLVADLPDSFDADERGTVSTVLSTLLETLVEETEERLMIGGTANLTRFAQDFPLTIRPVLEALEEQVVLLRLLGEAKDSGMTVRIGHENAHEGLTSTSVVSVGYGSGDEAVAKLGVVGPTRMDYPGTMGAVRAVARYVGQILAEN
- the dnaJ gene encoding molecular chaperone DnaJ; this encodes MAGDYYAILGVQRDASQEEIKKAFRRLARELHPDVNPDPKTQERFKEINTAYEVLSDPQKKQMYDLGGDPLGGGASAGAGPGFGAGFGNFSDIMDAFFGTASQRGPKSRTRRGQDAMIRLEIDLNEAAFGTTKEIQVDTATVCATCNGEGAAPGTSAQTCDMCRGRGEISQVTRSFLGQVMTSRPCPQCQGFGTVVPTPCPECAGDGRVRSRRTLTVKIPAGVDNGTRIQLAGEGEVGPGGGPAGDLYVEIREKPHAVFQRRGDDLHCTVTIPMTAASLGTKVPLETLDGMEEIDIRPGTQSGQSIPLHGRGVTHLRSTGRGDLVVHVEVQTPSKLDPEQEELLRRLAKLRGEERPMGQFQPGQQGLFSRLKDAFNGR
- the hemW gene encoding radical SAM family heme chaperone HemW — translated: MPSTLPDGEPVPEDGALPASALAGAADRPLAFYLHVPYCATRCGYCDFNTYTAGELRGPGGALASRENYAETLAEEIRLARKVLGNDPRRVSTVFVGGGTPTLLPPADLGRMLDAVRQEFGLAADAEVTTEANPDSVDPASLSALRAAGFNRISFGMQSARRHVLAVLERTHTPGRPQACVGEARAAGFEHVNLDLIYGTPGESDDDWRASLDAAIGAGPDHVSAYSLIVEEGTRLAGRVRRGEVTAPDDDVHADRYLIAEEALSAAGFTWYEVSNWATSRAARCRHNELYWTGADWWGAGPGAHSHVGGVRWWNAKHPGAYAQALSEGRSPGVGRERLTDEDVRVERILLELRLAEGCELSLLRPAGLATARRALAEGLLRPEPFAAGRAVLTLRGRLLADALTRDLVD